The region TGCAAATGGCGGTGTTGATGCCCGGCAAGCCGCCCATGCTGCCCAGCACGGCGAAGATCAGAATCGCGGAAGGGATGATGCCGCGCAGGCATTTCTTCCACAGCGCCCAGCCTTGCAGGGTGCGGGCCGACTTTGGCACTCCCGGTAAATAGTCCGGCTTGATGCGGCTCAGCGCAAAGGTGTAGATCGCAAAGATCAGCACCTGCAGAATCGAGGGGCCCCAGGCGGCCTTGTACATATCGCCCACCGAGCGGCCCAGCTGATCGGCCAGCACCACCAGCACCAGCGAGGGCGGCACCAACTGCGTGATAGTGCCCGAGGCCGCCAGCACGCCGGTGGCATAGCGCATGTTGTAGCCGTAGCGCATCATCACCGGCAGCGAGATCATCGCCATCGCAATCACCTGGCCGGCCACCGTGCCGGTGATGGCGCCGAGAATGAAGCCGACGATGATGACCGAATAGCCGAGGCCGCCGCGCACCGGGCCGAAGAGCTGGCCCATCGAGTCGAGCATGTCCTCGGCGAGGCCACAGCGCTCCAGCAGGGCGCCCATCAAGGTGAAAAAAGGGATGGCCAGCAGCAAGTCGTTGGACAAGATGCCAAAGACGTTCTGCGGCAGATTGCTCATGAACTCGGCCGGGAACCAGCCTTGCGAGACCGCAAAAAAGCCGCAAGCCAGGCCTAGGGACGCCAGCGAAAAGGCGACAGGGAAGCCAATCAGCAGAACGGCGATCAGGCCCGCGAACATCAGCGGCGGGAAGCTCTCCATCGCCATCATCATTGCAGCGGCCTTTCGTAGTGAATGTCCATCTCCAGGCGATGGTTCAGCCAGGCCGCGCGCTTGATCAGCTCGGCCAAGCCTTGTAAGCAAACGAGGCCAAAGCCCAGGGGTAGCAGCAGCGCGGCCGGCCAGCGGATCAGGCCGCCGGCATTGGCCGACACTTCGCCGCTGCTGAACAGCTTCCACAGATAGGGGCCAAGTCCTAGGCTGGCCACGCTATCGCCCGGCTGCATGCCGGTGCTGAGTTTGAGCCAGAACATATCGGCGGAAAGCCAGGCCAGATAGGCCATCACGGGCAGCAGGAAAAACACCAGGCCCAGGAGATCCAGCCAGACCTTGCCGCGCCCGGACAGGCGGCTGTAAAGCAGGTCCACCCGCACATGCTCATTGAGCTTGAGCACCTCGGCCGCGCCCAGCATCACGCAGGCAGCAAAGAGGTACCACTGGATTTCGGTGAAGGCGTTGGCGCTGTAGTCAAAACCGTAGCGCACCAGCGCATTGGCGGCGCTGATCAGGCAAGACAGCAGCACCGCCCAGCTGGCCAGGCGGCCAAAGCGGGCGCTGAGTCGATCGATCGCCCGGGCGAGGGCAAGAAGGGCATTCATGACACATCCTCTGCTGGCGGCTTGGGCCAACCAACAAAAAGTGAAGGGCGCAAAGCGCCCGATGTGTCACTGTAGCGAGGCGCGCTGCCCTTGCCGGGCGAAACGCCGCTGATCCAGGGAAACTACCGAGGAATCAGAGTGCCGAAGCCGCTGCAAACAGGCGCGACGAGCGCGCACCTGAGCGGCAGAAGGCCAGAATCGGTTTGGGCAGGCTGTCCAGCAGCGCGCGGAAGGCTTCAATTTCTTCCGGCGACTGGTAGCCGCCCTGCACGGGCAGATGCTGGTAAGCCAAGCCCGCTGCTGCGGCGGCTTGGGCCATGTCGGCGCTGGTGGGCTGATCGGGGCCGCCTTCGAAATCGGGGCGGTTGTTGATCACGCTCTTGAAACCGGCGTCTGCGGCTTCCTGCATCGCTTGTGGCGCCAATTGCGGGGCCACGCACAGCTCAGGCGTCAGGGCTTGGATAGGTAGGCTCATGATGCTGACCTCGCTTGGGCAGAACTCAGTTGCTGAGGGCTTGCTTGACGGCGCCCGACACCAGGCCCATATCGGCCTTGCCTGCCAGCTGCGCCTTGACGGCGGCCATCACGCGGCCCATATCGGCGGCGCCCTTGGCACCCAATTCGCTCACGATGGCGCCCACGGCAGCCGTGATTTCTTCGGCCGACATGCGCTGCGGCAGATAGGCTTCGAGGATGCTCAGCTCGGCAGCTTCCTTGTCGGCCAGATCCTGGCGACCGCCGGCGATGAATTGGGTGATGGAGTCTTTGCGCTGCTTGACCAGCTTATCGACGATGGCGATCAAGGCCACATCGTCCACCACCACGCGCTCATCCACTTCCTTTTGCTTCACGGCTGCCAGCAGGCCACGGATGGTGGTCAGCTTGTCGGCTTCCTTGGCGCGCATGGCGTTCTTCATGTCGTCGGTGATGCGGTCTTTCAAGCTCATGGCTAGTCCTTGGCAGAGAGGGAAGGTAATTCGTGGAAATGGTGGGGTAGTAAAAGAAAAAGCCCGCGACAGCGTCCTGTGCGGGCTCTTTCTAGCAGATCTCTGAACTTCGCAAGACGCCGGGGCTACTTGCGAGTATCGAAGGGATCAGTACAGCTTCTTGGGCAGCTGCATGCTGCGCACGCGCTTGTAGTGACGCTTGACGGCAGCAGCCTTCTTGCGCTTACGCTCAGCCGTGGGCTTCTCGTAAAACTCGCGGGCGCGCAGATCGGTCAGCAAGCCCAGTTTTTCGATAGTGCGCTTGAAGCGGCGCAGTGCCACATCAAATGGCTCGTTCTCTTTGACGCGAATAGTGGTCATGAAAAGGTAATTCCTTCAAGTAGCGCTCGGTGTTCGCCAGTCACTTTTTAGAACATTGAACTACGTTCTGAAAAGCGTCTGAAACGGCTTATCCGGAAATCCGCCTCAGCACCAAACCAATTTTTATATTGGATCAGTGGCGAATCGACGCGCATGGTTTGCCAGCAAAGACGAAGATTGTAGCCTGAAATTTATCAATTTGACAAATTTGCGTCCAGGGAACGTGCACAAGCTGCTGCACTGGCCCAAGCCCACTGAAAGTTATAGCCGCCCAGCCAGCCGGTGACATCCATCACCTCGCCAATGAAGTAAAGGCCAGGCACCCGTTTGCTCTCCATATTTTGCGAATTCAGCTCGCGGGTATCGACCCCGCCGCGCATCACTTCGGCCTTGCGCCAGCCCTCGCTGCCATTGGGCGTGAGCTGCCAGGCTTGCAGCTGGGTGGCCAGGGTTTGCAGGTCTTTATCCTTGCATTCCGGCATGGGTCGCTGGCTCTGCAGCCCTAAGCGTTCCAGCCAGGCCTGCGCCAGGCGCTGCGGGAACAGGCTTGCCAGCACATTGCCGAGCTGGCGCTTGGAATCGCTTTTGGCAGCCTGCAGCTGCTCGCCCAAATCCGCTTCTGGCGCCAGATCAATCTGCAGTGCCTGGCCTTCTTGCCAGAAGCTGGAGATCTGAAGAATCGCTGGGCCGCTCAAACCGCGGTGGGTGAACAGCAAATCCTCCAGAAAGCGCCCTTGAGTTTTTCCTTTGCCGGTGCTGACCGCGACCGGCAGCGACAAGCCGGACAAGCTGGCGAAGGGCGCCCAGGCCTCGGCGTCAAAGGTCAGCGGCACCAGGGCCGGGCGGGGCTCGACAATTTTGTGGCCGAAACGTTGCGCAAGGCGCATGCCCCAGTCGCTAGCGCCAATCTTCGGCACCGGCAGGCCGCCCGTGGCAACTACCAGGCGCGGTGCCTGCACCGGCCCGCGCGAGGTTTCCAGCTCGAAGCCTCGCTCAGCACTGTGCTGGACGCTGGCCACGGTGCAGGGCTGCCAGCGCTGCACGCCGCCCAGCTCGCATTCGCGCAGCAGCATGGCGATGATTTGCTCGGGCGAGTCGTCGCAAAAGAGCTGGCCTTTGTGCTTTTCGTGAAAGGCGATGCCGTACTTTTGCACCAGGCTGATGAAGTCTTGTGAGCTGTAGCGAGCCAGGGCCGAGCGGCAGAAATTCGGGTTGTCGGACAGAAAGTTGGCCGGGCCGACATCGCGGTTGGTGAAGTTGCAGCGCCCGCCGCCGGAGATGCGGATCTTCTCCGCCACCTTTTCGGCATGGTCGATCAGCAAAACGCGCTGGCCACGTTGCCCAGCCATGCCGGCGCAAAACAAGCCAGCTGCGCCAGCACCCACCACGATCAAGTCAAATTGCATGTTCAAAATTTTTCCGGCAGTTCGCGCAAACCCGTGTTGCGCGGCTCGCTATTGTCCCGCCGAAAGGCTAAACGGCAGTTGGCGCTGGCCGGCCTTGGTCAAGAATGCGCGAATACCCCTTGATTGAGTGGCGGCAAGCCAATCAAACGCGCAAAAAGCTATGCTTTTCGGCCTGCTAACGCCGCATGTTGTGGGTACCATCGACCGCACTGCCAACCTAGGGGGAAAGTGTGCGCTACAGCGCCCTGACTCTTGCTCAGGCAAGTAGAGCGCGTCTACATTCGCTCTGTTGTGATCTGCGATGGCTGCTGATGTGTAGTGCTGCCGCAGGGCTACTTGTTTGTCATGGCTAATTTTCGAGGATTCATGGACATTTCAGCCCTTTCGCGCGATGACACTTCGCCCCCGCCGGGCAGCTTGCAGCAATGGCTTGGTGCGCATGCCGAGCTGGCTCAAGGCGTCGCCGCCGCTTGGGTTGGCTTGATCGAGCCCCTGAACAACTTCGCAGCCGTCAAGTCACTGGTGTCCGGGCGTTATGTTTTTGCAAGCGCGGGCCTGGCGCAGTTGTTTGCACAAGCCACCCTGGTGGGCAGCAATGACAGCGAGCTGATGCGCGCCGAAGAGGCGGTCAGCATCCGCCGGGTCGAACAGGCGGTGATGGCGCAGCAGTCGGTGGTGGTCAGCGAACACAGGCTGGAGCTGGGTGGCCGCCGGCGCGAGTTCACCGTCACGCGCATCGCTCTGAACAAAGACTTCTTGTTGGCGGTGTGGCACGAGCGCACCGAAGAGCGCCACCGCGAGTCGCATTTGCAGCGCGCCTTGCTGCAGATCGAGCAGCAGCAAAAGAATCTGGAACAGGTGCGGCGCGAGTTGCAGCAGGGCAGTGGCCGCGACGATTTGTCGGGCCTCTATCTGCGCGCCCAGTTCGACGACCAGCTGCTGCGTGAAATTGATTTGTCCACCCGCGAGCACCGGGAGTTCGCCCTGGTCATCATCGCGCTGGACCCCTTGCCGGCCAATGTGGAGCAAATCGGCGCTGAGGCCAATGAGCGCCTGCTCGAAGGCATGGGCCGCATGCTGCGCGCCAATACCCGCGCCATGGACGCGGCTTGCCGCATCGGTGAGACGCACTTTGCCGTCTTGCTATCTGGCGTGGGCTTGGCCACCGCGCATGCGCGCATGGAACAGCTGCGGCGCCAATGCGCCACCCAGATCATCGTGACGAACGGGCTCGATATGGGCTTGTCGCTGTCCATGGGGGTATCCAGTTTCCCGCATACCGCGTCTAAGAAGGACGAATTACAGGCAGCTAGCGAGGCGGCGGTGGCCGAGGCCCAGCGGCGCGGCGGCAATCAGGTGGTCTTGGCCTCGATTTCCTTCGAGGCTTGAGCGCTTTTTAGGCCTGCAGGCCTTTGTAAAGCATATAGCTCGCCAGTAGGATGAGCAGTCCGGCAAAAGCGCGTTTGAGCTGCTGCACATTCATGGCGTGGGCGGCGCGCGCGCCCAGCGGCGCCATGCTGACGCTGGCCGAGGCGATCACCAGCAAGGCCGGCAGGTAAAGGTAGCCAAAGGCGCCGGGCAGGGCGCTTGGCAGACTCCAGCCGCTCACCACATAGCCCACGGTATTGGCCAGTGCAATCGGAAAACCGAGTGCGGCGCTGGTGGCAACGGCTTGGTGCATGGCGACATTGCACCAGGTCATGAAGGGCACCGACACAAAGCCGCCGCCCGCCCCCACCAGCCCAGACAAAGTGCCAATGCCGGTGCCGACGCCGATTTGGGCCAAGGTGCCCGGCATCTCACGACTGGGCTTGGGCTTTTTATTGCGCAACATCTGGAAGGCCGAAAAGCCCACGAAGGCCGCGAAAACCAAGGCCAGCGAGCGCCCTTTGAGCAGCGCGAAGATGCCCGCCCCACCGATCAAGCCGCCCAGCAAGATACCGGGTGCCAGGCCGCGCACCAGGTCCCAGCGCACGGCGCCGCGCTTGTGATGCGCACGCACACTCGACAACGAGGTGAACATGATGGTGGCCATGGAGGTGGCGATGGCCATCTTCACAGCCATGCCGGCGTCCACGCCGCGCTGCGACAAAATCCAAGTCAGCCAGGGCACCATCAGCATGCCGCCGCCTATGCCCAGCAAGCCGGCCAGAAAACCCGCGACCAGGCCCAGGGCCAAAAGCTCGACCAGCAGCAAGGGATCGATCATGCGGGACAGTCTTTCAACAGGGTTTGCAGCAGGGCCCAGTCTTGGGGCTCAACTGGCGTGATGGACAGGCGACTACCTGGCTGCAGGATGCGCAGGCCTTGCAGGCGTGGCTCGGAGCGCAAATCCGCTAGGCTCAGCAGCTGGGTCTTGCGCACATAACGCACATCCACATGCAACCAGCGCGGTGCGTCAGGTGAGGACTTGGGGTCGAAGTAGGGGCTGTCGGGTTCGAACTGCGTGGCGTCGACATAGGCCGCGGAGGCCACTTCCGCGAGGCCGGCTATGCCGGGCTTTGGGCATGACGAGTGATAGAACAGCACACCATCGCCGACGCGCATCGCGTCGCGCATGAAATTGCGGGCTTGGTAGTTGCGCACGCCCACCCAAGGCAGCGTCTGTGCCGGCGCTCGTGCCAGATCGTCAATCGAGCACTCGGCGGGCTCGGACTTCATCAACCAGTAGTTCAAGGCCCGGGCTTTGAAAGTTCAGATAGGTGTCCACCGCGAGCCGTGAGCCGCATTCCTGAACCGGAGGTTCAGGTGGGCGAGGTCAGCCAAGCTTCGGGTTCATCTGACGCGAGATGATCACACCTGCAGAGGATATGTTCCAAGCCCGGGCGCAATGCGCATTGGTTCAAGGAAATATAGGACTCACGCAAACGCAGTGGACGGAAGTGATTCTAAGGCCTGCCGGCGAGGCGGCCCCGGCACTCAGATCAAATGCCCGTCATGCCCAAGGGCTTCATCCAGGCGACGCATCAGGCCGGCCAGATCGGGTAAGTCGGGCAAGTTGTTGTCGATGGGCTTCGGGCTGGCGGGCTTGGTCGCCGTGTTGCCGCCTTCGGCCAATTGGTAAGCCAGGTTCAATGCGGCCAGCACCGCAATGCGCTCGCGCGCCTTGACGCGGCCGGAGTCGCGGATGGCGCACATCTCTTTGTCCACCTGGCTAACGGCTTGTCCCAGCGCAGCCTCGCCGCCTTCGGGGCAGCCGAGCAAATAGCTTTGTCCCATGATGGTGACTTCCATCTGCTTCATGGTGCAGGGTTCTTTCCGGAATCGTTGTCGACGGGCAGGCGCTCAAGCAGCGCATCGATGCGGGCGCGGGCCGCGTTCAAGCGCGAGCGCAGGCTGTCGCGCTCCTGGCTCAATTGCTGCACTTGCTCTTGCAGCAAGGCATTGGTGCGTTTCAGTTCATCGTGTCGCAGCAGCAAACGCTCAACGCGTTCCAGCAGGTCGGTCAGGCTTGGCATGGCTTCCCGTGGCTATCTAATCAATCGTTGATTGTAGGCGGCGGCCATGGTCGCACTGGGCGGCCACTGCACAGGCAGCGCACAAAGGCTGCCTGGCCTTGCAGACATAGCGCCCATGCAGGATCAGCCAATGATGGGCATCGACCATGAATTCCGCCGGAATGCGCTTGAGTAGGCCAAGCTCCACCGCCAAGGGCGTTTTGCCGGGCGCCAGGCCGGTGCGATTGCTGACACGGAACAAATGGGTGTCCACGGCCATGGTGGGCTCGCCGAAGGCCACGTTCAACACCACATTGGCGGTCTTGCGGCCCACGCCCGGCAGGCTTTCCAGGGCTTCGCGGGTGCGCGGCACCTGGCCGCCATACTGCTCAAGCAGGATCTGACAGGTGGCAAAGAGGTGCTTGGCCTTGCTGCGGTAGAGGCCGATGGTGCGGATGTAGTCGCTCAAGCCCTCGAGGCCTAAGTCGACAATCTTCTGCGGCGTGTTGGCGACCGGGAACAAGCGCCGCGTCGCCTTGTTGACGCCGACATCGGTCGCCTGGGCGGATAGCAGCACGGCCGCGAGCAGCTCAAACACGCTGGCATATTCGAGCTCGGTCTGCGGCGACGGGTTGGCGGCGCGCAGGGTGTGGAAGAAGGTTTGGATTTGCGCGCTGTTCATGGGGCGGCATTGTCCACTGCCCATCGTTGCCAAAGCTCAGGCATGATGGCGCCCGTTGTCTTGTTGCCTCATCACCGCCCGCATTTTCGCCTCCCATGAACCTGCCTTCCGAGAATCGCTCCGCCGCACGCCCCTGGATTATTTTGTTGGGGCTGTTGCTGCTGCTGCGCTTGTTCAGCCTAGCCACCATGCCGCTGACTGATCACACCGAAGCGCGCTATGCGGAGATTGCCCGCCTGATGGTCAGCCTGGGCGACTGGATCAGCCCGCACATCACGCCCAGCGAGGTGTTTTGGGCCAAGCCGCCGCTGTCCACCTGGGGCCAGGCCTTGTCGATTGAGGTCTTTGGCGTCAGCGAATGGGCGGCACGCCTGCCGGCCGTGGGCTGGAGCGTGCTGAGCCTGGTGGCCCTGGCTTGGATGCTGAGCGCCAGCCTGAGCCGGGTGCAGGTCTGGGCCAGTTTGGGCGTTTTGAGCTTGAGCCCCTTGTTCTTCATCAGTGCCGGCGCGGTGATGACGGACGCCACCCTGGGCGCTTGTGTGATGCTGGTGCAGGCCGCTTGGTGGCGGGTCTTGCAAAGTGAGGGCCAAGCACGTGTTCAGGCCGCCCGCATATTGGGATTTGGCATGGCGCTGGCCTTGCTGACCAAGGGCCCGGCGGCTGCCGTGCTGGCCTTGCTGCCCATCTTGATGCACGCGGGCTGGCGCGGCCATTGGGCGCTGGTGTGGACGGTCTTGCGCATGCCTTCGGTGTGGCTGATCTGCCTAGGGCTCTCGCTGCCCTGGTACATCGTGGCGGAACTCAAAACGCCCGGCTTTTTGCAGTATTTCGTGCTCGGTGAGCATGTGATGCGCTTCTTGCAGCCCGGCTGGAAGGGCGACCGCTACGGCTTCGCCCACGCGCAGCCCCTGGGCATCATCTGGGCATTCACGGCAGTGGCCGCTTTGCCGGCTGTGCTTTTGCTATTGACCCGCCTGCCGCTGCTGCGCCTGCGCCAAGGCAAGGGCGCGGTGCTAGCGCAGTTGCGTAGCTCAGGCGGCGTGGAGCTGGCCTGCTATGCCTTGTGTATCTCCCTGGCGCCGCTGCTTTTGTTCAGCATGGCGCGCAACCTGATCTTCACTTATGCGATGACGGCCTTGCCGGGCCTGGCCATTTTGGCCGTGATGGTTCTGCCGGCGAAGTCCTGGGCGCGCGCCCCGGCCTGGGGCTTGGCCGGGATTTTGGGCCTGGTCTACACCTGGGCCTTCTTCATCAAACTCCCCGAAGTGGGTCGCCAACACTCGGATCTGCCTCTGATTCAGGCTTACCAGGCGGCTTGCCCGACCCAGGATTGCCGCCTGACCTATCAGGCCAAGCCGCCGTATTCGGCCTTTTTCTATACTTCCGGCCGGCTCTATGAAGGCATGCCTGGTCAGCCCGGCGCGGCGGCTTATATCGTCGTGCCGGTGCCGAAAAAATCTTCCCGCCCCAGTGCAGCATTGGCCTGCAACAAGGAACAATGCTTGCTGCGCGACGACGGCGTCGCAGGATCCACACGCTGATGCAACAGACCTACCTTTCGACCTCCAATTTGAACACCTCACTGGCCACCTCACAGGGTGTGGCGGCGCCGGAGCGCGCCCAGCCGGGTCTGCTGTCTGTTGTCTTGCCGGCCTTCAACGAGGCCGCCAATCTGGCCTGGTTTTTGCCCGAGTTGACATCCAAATTGGCCGGTGAGGCGCGGCGGCTGGAATTGTTGGTGGTGGATGACGGCAGCAAGGACGACACCGCCTTGGTGGTGCACAGTTTGATCCAGCAAGGCTTGCCGGTGCGGCTGCTGCGCCTGTCGCGCAATTTCGGCAAAGAGGCCGCGCTTTCGGCTGGCCTGGATGCCGCAGAGGGCGATGTGGTGCTGAGCATGGATGCAGACGGTCAGCATCCGATTGCTACCGTCTTGGCCATGCTGCCGCTGTGGCGCGCTGGTTACGACGTGGTTTACGGCGTGCAGACCGGCCGGCGTGAGTCGCAGTCGGTCGCGCGGCGCAGCTACACCAAGTTCTTCTACTGGTTGATGCAGCGCGATTCGCGCTTTGAGCTGCCTTCGGATGCCGGCGACTTCCGCCTGCTGGACCGCCGCGTGGTCCTGGCCTTGCGCAGCTTGCCCGAGCGGGCGCGTTATATGAAGGGCTTGTTCGCCTGGGTGGGCTTCAAGTCCAAGGCGATTGAGTTCGTGCCGGATGCGCGCGCGCATGGCGAGACCAGTTTCAATTTCATGCGCCTCTTGTCGCTGGCGGTGGTGGGGCTCACGGCCTTCAGCAAAGTGCCGCTGCGCATGGTGTCGCTGCTGGGCATGGTGGTTTCGGTGTTCTCGGTGTTCTTTGCCTTCTGGATCATTCTGGAGAAGGTGTTTCTGGGCAATCCGGTCTCGGGCTTTGCCACTTTGGCGGCATCGATCACCTTTCTGGCCGGTGTGCAGCTGGTTTGCTTGGGCATCATTGCGGAGTACCTGGGCCGCGTGTTCGACGAGGTCAAGCAGCGCCCGCTCTACCTGGTGCAGGAGCTGACACCGCCCTTGAGCGGGCCGGAGGAGTTGTGAGTTCGCTGCTCTGGTTCGGCCTGGTTGGAGCCAGCGCGGCGGCGGTGCATTTCTCGGTCGTCTGGCTTCTGGTCTCGCAGTGGCAATTGCCCGCTCTGGCGGCAAATGTGGCCGGTTTTCTGATCGCGTTTGGCGTCAGCTTCCTGGGCCATCACCGGCTCAGCTTTGCGGCGCAGCAGGCCACGGTGAAATCGGCTTTGCCGCGTTTTGCCCTAGTGGCGGTGCTGGGTTTTGTCTGCAATGAACTGCTTTACGCCGTGCTGCTGGGCATGGGCCTGGAGTACCGCCTGGCGCTGTTGATCGTCTTGGTGGCGGTGGCCGTGATGACCTGGGTTTTGAGCCGCTTCTGGGCCTTTCGCAACAGGCTGGCGGCAGGATGAGCGCCAAGCGAATTCAGATCTGCGCAGATGACTTTGGCTTTGATGATGCCGTCAGCCAAGGCATTCTGGAATGCATAGACGCCGGCCGGCTGAGCGCCACCAGTTGCATGGTCTTGTCGCCCGCCTGGCCGACCTGGGCCGGCGCCTTGCGTGAGCGGCAGGGCGCCGCCGACTACGGCCTGCATCTGGATGTGAACGAGTTTGCACCCTATGCCCCGGGTCGCGGCCTGTCGGTTTGGATCCGACTGAGTTATTTCCGCCAGTTGCCGCGCGGGGCGGTGCGGGATTGGATTGCCAACCAGCTCGATGCCTTTGAGGCGCATATGAAGCAGGCGCCCAGCTATGTGGACGGGCACCAGCATGTGCACCAATTGCCGGTGATTCGTGAGGAATTGCTGTCAGCCTTGACGACGCGTTATGGCCAGGCTTGCGCTCTGCGCTCGACCCGCAACCAGACTTGGCGCGGGACTAAGGCCGCCGTGATTGCAGGCCTGGGCGCTGCAGCGCTGCGGCGCGGGGCGCGCCGGGCAGGGCTGCGCTGCAATACCGACTTCGCGGGCGTTTACGGCTTTGACGAAAAGATCAGCTTCGCCGAGTTGGTGGCGGGCTGGTTGGCTTCACTGCCTGATGGCGGTTTGATGATGACGCACCCCGGACGCGCTGGCGGCACCCAAACCCGGCCCGACCCGATCCGTGCCGCGCGGATGCGCGAGCGTCAGTTCTGGCTCAGCAGCGAGGCCGGCGAATTGCTGGCCAGCCTGGGCGTGCAACTGGGCATGAGCGAGGATTGGCCGCAGGCCTGATTGCGCCCGCCTTGCCGCGCTGAATCGCCCTCAGCCGCCCTGGCGCTGTGCCCTGGCCCGGGCCAATGCAGCTTCGATGACGGCGCGCTTGCGCTCCAGATCGCTGGGAGCGGTGAGTTTGGAGGCGGCGGCCAAATCGGCCAGCTTGGCTTCGGCCTTGGCTTGCAGGCGCAGGCTGTTTTCGCCCGGCTCGCGCGCCATGCGCTTGAGGTGGAAGTCGTGGCGTTGGCGGGCATGTTCGGCCCGGGGCGCACTCCAGGCGGCCCAAGCGGTTTGTTCGCCGCTGACATTGACCATGCTGATGCAGTCCACCGGGCAGGCTGGAATGCAAAGCTCGCAGCCCGTGCACTGGGCATCGACGATCAGATGCATGGCCTTGGGCGCGCCGACGATGCAGTCCACCGGGCAAGCTTTGATGCACAAGGTGCAGCCAATGCACCAGGCTTCGTCAATGACGGCCAGCAGGCGCGGGCCTTCGCTGCCAAAGTCCGGGTTGAGGGGCAGGGCGGGGCGCCCGGTCAGCGCGGCCAGACGCGCCACACCTTCGGCGCCGCCCGGCGGGCATTGGTTGAT is a window of Paucibacter sp. KCTC 42545 DNA encoding:
- a CDS encoding TRAP transporter large permease, which produces MAMESFPPLMFAGLIAVLLIGFPVAFSLASLGLACGFFAVSQGWFPAEFMSNLPQNVFGILSNDLLLAIPFFTLMGALLERCGLAEDMLDSMGQLFGPVRGGLGYSVIIVGFILGAITGTVAGQVIAMAMISLPVMMRYGYNMRYATGVLAASGTITQLVPPSLVLVVLADQLGRSVGDMYKAAWGPSILQVLIFAIYTFALSRIKPDYLPGVPKSARTLQGWALWKKCLRGIIPSAILIFAVLGSMGGLPGINTAICTPTEAGAMGAVGAFILAALHGRLNWPLVREAMAGTMRITAMVVFILIGSRTFSLVFQGVEGGIWIEQLLSHLPGGQIGFLIAVNIFIFFLAFFLDFFEIAFIILPLLGPVADKMGIDLVWFGVMLCVNMQTSFMHPPFGFALFYLRGISDTLFKSGAIPRKVESADIYMGAIPWVLMQLILVAVVIFVPQSVTFFLDKEKAVDMNQATELLQNMGKAAPAPEPASGSSAPADGAEDDPMAAVRRAMEQDAAKK
- a CDS encoding TRAP transporter small permease subunit; the protein is MNALLALARAIDRLSARFGRLASWAVLLSCLISAANALVRYGFDYSANAFTEIQWYLFAACVMLGAAEVLKLNEHVRVDLLYSRLSGRGKVWLDLLGLVFFLLPVMAYLAWLSADMFWLKLSTGMQPGDSVASLGLGPYLWKLFSSGEVSANAGGLIRWPAALLLPLGFGLVCLQGLAELIKRAAWLNHRLEMDIHYERPLQ
- a CDS encoding TIGR01244 family sulfur transferase produces the protein MSLPIQALTPELCVAPQLAPQAMQEAADAGFKSVINNRPDFEGGPDQPTSADMAQAAAAAGLAYQHLPVQGGYQSPEEIEAFRALLDSLPKPILAFCRSGARSSRLFAAASAL
- a CDS encoding GatB/YqeY domain-containing protein; the protein is MSLKDRITDDMKNAMRAKEADKLTTIRGLLAAVKQKEVDERVVVDDVALIAIVDKLVKQRKDSITQFIAGGRQDLADKEAAELSILEAYLPQRMSAEEITAAVGAIVSELGAKGAADMGRVMAAVKAQLAGKADMGLVSGAVKQALSN
- the rpsU gene encoding 30S ribosomal protein S21; its protein translation is MTTIRVKENEPFDVALRRFKRTIEKLGLLTDLRAREFYEKPTAERKRKKAAAVKRHYKRVRSMQLPKKLY
- a CDS encoding NAD(P)/FAD-dependent oxidoreductase, coding for MQFDLIVVGAGAAGLFCAGMAGQRGQRVLLIDHAEKVAEKIRISGGGRCNFTNRDVGPANFLSDNPNFCRSALARYSSQDFISLVQKYGIAFHEKHKGQLFCDDSPEQIIAMLLRECELGGVQRWQPCTVASVQHSAERGFELETSRGPVQAPRLVVATGGLPVPKIGASDWGMRLAQRFGHKIVEPRPALVPLTFDAEAWAPFASLSGLSLPVAVSTGKGKTQGRFLEDLLFTHRGLSGPAILQISSFWQEGQALQIDLAPEADLGEQLQAAKSDSKRQLGNVLASLFPQRLAQAWLERLGLQSQRPMPECKDKDLQTLATQLQAWQLTPNGSEGWRKAEVMRGGVDTRELNSQNMESKRVPGLYFIGEVMDVTGWLGGYNFQWAWASAAACARSLDANLSN
- a CDS encoding GGDEF domain-containing protein; translation: MDISALSRDDTSPPPGSLQQWLGAHAELAQGVAAAWVGLIEPLNNFAAVKSLVSGRYVFASAGLAQLFAQATLVGSNDSELMRAEEAVSIRRVEQAVMAQQSVVVSEHRLELGGRRREFTVTRIALNKDFLLAVWHERTEERHRESHLQRALLQIEQQQKNLEQVRRELQQGSGRDDLSGLYLRAQFDDQLLREIDLSTREHREFALVIIALDPLPANVEQIGAEANERLLEGMGRMLRANTRAMDAACRIGETHFAVLLSGVGLATAHARMEQLRRQCATQIIVTNGLDMGLSLSMGVSSFPHTASKKDELQAASEAAVAEAQRRGGNQVVLASISFEA
- a CDS encoding sulfite exporter TauE/SafE family protein, giving the protein MIDPLLLVELLALGLVAGFLAGLLGIGGGMLMVPWLTWILSQRGVDAGMAVKMAIATSMATIMFTSLSSVRAHHKRGAVRWDLVRGLAPGILLGGLIGGAGIFALLKGRSLALVFAAFVGFSAFQMLRNKKPKPSREMPGTLAQIGVGTGIGTLSGLVGAGGGFVSVPFMTWCNVAMHQAVATSAALGFPIALANTVGYVVSGWSLPSALPGAFGYLYLPALLVIASASVSMAPLGARAAHAMNVQQLKRAFAGLLILLASYMLYKGLQA
- a CDS encoding EVE domain-containing protein; translation: MKSEPAECSIDDLARAPAQTLPWVGVRNYQARNFMRDAMRVGDGVLFYHSSCPKPGIAGLAEVASAAYVDATQFEPDSPYFDPKSSPDAPRWLHVDVRYVRKTQLLSLADLRSEPRLQGLRILQPGSRLSITPVEPQDWALLQTLLKDCPA
- a CDS encoding cell division protein ZapA; the encoded protein is MKQMEVTIMGQSYLLGCPEGGEAALGQAVSQVDKEMCAIRDSGRVKARERIAVLAALNLAYQLAEGGNTATKPASPKPIDNNLPDLPDLAGLMRRLDEALGHDGHLI
- the zapB gene encoding cell division protein ZapB, with protein sequence MPSLTDLLERVERLLLRHDELKRTNALLQEQVQQLSQERDSLRSRLNAARARIDALLERLPVDNDSGKNPAP
- the nth gene encoding endonuclease III → MNSAQIQTFFHTLRAANPSPQTELEYASVFELLAAVLLSAQATDVGVNKATRRLFPVANTPQKIVDLGLEGLSDYIRTIGLYRSKAKHLFATCQILLEQYGGQVPRTREALESLPGVGRKTANVVLNVAFGEPTMAVDTHLFRVSNRTGLAPGKTPLAVELGLLKRIPAEFMVDAHHWLILHGRYVCKARQPLCAACAVAAQCDHGRRLQSTID